A window of Photobacterium toruni genomic DNA:
TATATTTAAATAGTTATGCGAATGAAATGAAATTAAAGTCGTTTTAATTTGTTTTTATTTTTTTTAAATAAGGGATTAAGATATATTTAATCTATCTCTAATGAGCATTTTTTTGATGATTATTAGATTTTTTATCGCCCTATTTATATGTCATTTATTTTAGCTATAAAATCGTTACTGACTTTCAAGTGGTTAAGTGGTTAAGTGTTAGTATGGTATTTATTTTTGATATTCTGGTGGTATCGTGAAGCATAAATTAGGTTTTACATTAATAGAGCTTGTGATCGTCATTGTCATTTTAGGTATCTTAGCCGTGATTGCTGCACCTAAATTTATGAGTATACAGTCAGATGCACGTAAGGCAGACTTACAGCAGTTAGCGGCAACCTTGAAATCGACTATTGCAACGGTGAATGCGAAAGCGATGATTGAGGGAAAGGAAACGGCATTAAGCGATACTGTTGATGGAATCGCAATAGCTAATGGTTATCCGACGGCAACAAACAGCGGTATTGTTCAATCCTTAGCTTCATCGAATGCTTGGTATCATTATCCTATTGATATAAAGAAACTTGCGTTAGGTGATCATTTTTGGAGTGATTGGGCAGGCAATAAGCTGCAATTAAATACGGGGATGATGGTCTTTTCATTAAAGAATTTATCAGGCCTTACGCAGTCACAAATTTTAAATCGTCATTGTTATGTAATGTATTTTGATTTAGCGGCGGGTGATGCGGCGTCTGGAAAAGCGCAGTCGAACGCTAACGATGGTAAATCTACGTCAGGTTGGCGAAATAAGTTATATCAGCTACATAAGAAAATTTGGCAGAAAGGAATTTGCCCTTATGTATTAAAGCCATTTAAATTAGATAGCTATTTTACTATTTGTCATCAGCCAACAGAGGGTAAAGGTAGCGCAGGTGATAATTTACCTAGTCTTAATGCTCCTATGATTAAAGTTGTTGATGATAAATGCTGATATAAGGTGAATGATGATATAAAAAGGCGCAAGTAAGCGCCTTTTTTAATTATTGCGTTTTATGGGTAACAATTAAGCCGGCGTTACTCGTGAAGTACCATCGGCGCTTTCATTTATTTGAACGCGTTCGCCTGTATGGAACATTACTTGAGAGTTGACCTGTTGGACGATTGAAACGGTACGACCGCTATCCATTTTTATGGTTAGGTTAACACCATTACGCTTAGTCACCTGATTACCTGCGGCATTACCTAAATAACCACCAAGTAATGCACCACCAATAGAGGCAATTTCAGAGCCTGTTCCGCCGCCAACCCCTGATCCTAGAATGCCACCAATAGCCCCTCCGGCTAATGTGCCAATCCCATTACCATTACCATTTAGAGTCACCGCTTGAGTACGTACTACCGTACCGTAATAGACTTGTTGCATTTGACGCGCATCATTTACATTGTAGGCATTGCCATAAGGGTTGGTCGCACAGCCAGCGAGACCGAAAGTTGAGGCTATAATGATGACAGCAAGAAGTTTGGTTTTCATTGAATATGCTTCGCTAAAAATACAGTGTATAAAATAATTGTTGCTAATTTGAGCCTTTTTATTTAGAAAATAA
This region includes:
- a CDS encoding outer membrane lipoprotein codes for the protein MKTKLLAVIIIASTFGLAGCATNPYGNAYNVNDARQMQQVYYGTVVRTQAVTLNGNGNGIGTLAGGAIGGILGSGVGGGTGSEIASIGGALLGGYLGNAAGNQVTKRNGVNLTIKMDSGRTVSIVQQVNSQVMFHTGERVQINESADGTSRVTPA
- a CDS encoding pilus assembly FimT family protein — translated: MKHKLGFTLIELVIVIVILGILAVIAAPKFMSIQSDARKADLQQLAATLKSTIATVNAKAMIEGKETALSDTVDGIAIANGYPTATNSGIVQSLASSNAWYHYPIDIKKLALGDHFWSDWAGNKLQLNTGMMVFSLKNLSGLTQSQILNRHCYVMYFDLAAGDAASGKAQSNANDGKSTSGWRNKLYQLHKKIWQKGICPYVLKPFKLDSYFTICHQPTEGKGSAGDNLPSLNAPMIKVVDDKC